The following are encoded together in the Zingiber officinale cultivar Zhangliang chromosome 8A, Zo_v1.1, whole genome shotgun sequence genome:
- the LOC122008099 gene encoding fimbrin-5-like encodes MSGFVGVVVSDASLQSQFTQMELRDLNSKFLSTKRERGHVTIKELPPMMEKLKGLNDMVTEQTIAEMLAESYPDTGLEIDFESFLRAYLDLRSKARQRIGNLKTAVSFLKASTTTNLHTINEAEKASYVAHINNYLGEDPFLKKYLPLNPATNDLFNLVLDGVLLCKLINVAVPGTIDERAINTKGVLNPWERNENHTLGLNSAKAIGCTVVNIGTQDLVEGRPHLILGLISQIIKIQLLADLNLKKTPQLMEIMGDSKDAEELLTLAPEKMLLKWMNFHLKKAGYGKTVTNFSSDVKDGEAYAYLLNALAPEHCDSSTKNIEDPNERAKRVLEQAEKLDLKKFLSADDIVEGSPNLNLAFVAQIFHHRNGLSTDNNQLPAQITPDGDDIQDTREERAFRLWINNFGIATFVNNLFEDVRDGWVLLEVLDKVSPGSVNWKQATKPPIKLPFRKVENCNQVVEVGKQLKLSLVNVAGNDIVQGNKKLIIAFLWQLMRFNMLQLLNNLRFHYQGKEISDSDILNWANNKVKESGRSSQMESFKDKNLATGIFFLELLSAVQPRMVSWNLVTKGENDEEKKSNATYMISIARKLGCSVFLLPEDIMEVNQKMILTLTASIMYWSLKQAGGGNSKPAESLPEVPEL; translated from the exons ATGTCTGGATTTGTAGGGGTTGTCGTCTCTGATGCTTCGCTTCAAAGTCAGTTCACTCAGATGGAACTCCGAGACCTAAACTCTAAA ttCCTTTCCACAAAACGGGAGAGAGGGCATGTGACGATCAAAGAACTGCCGCCGATGATGGAAAAGTTGAAGGGCCTGAATGATATGGTTACGGAACAAACGATTGCCGAAATGTTAGCTGAATCATACCCTGATACCGGCCTCGAGATAGACTTTGAATCGTTTCTTCGG GCATATTTGGATCTTCGATCCAAAGCAAGGCAAAGAATAGGCAACTTGAAGACTGCTGTGTCATTCCTGAAGGCCTCGACAACCACGAACTTGCATACCATCAATGAAGCTGAAAAGGCTTCTTAtgtggcacacatcaacaactaTCTTGGAGAAGACCCGTTCCTGAAAAAGTATCTGCCATTGAATCCAGCAACCAATGATCTGTTCAATCTTGTTTTGGATGGAGTTCTTCTATG taaattgatcaatgttgctGTTCCGGGGACAATAGATGAGAGAGCAATAAATACCAAAGGAGTGCTTAACCCATGGGAACGAAATGAGAATCACACTCTTGGCCTTAACTCAGCGAAAGCTATTGGGTGCACTGTAGTCAATATTGGAACGCAGGACTTGGTTGAAGGAAGA CCACATTTGATACTTGGTTTGATATCTCAAATCATAAAG ATACAACTTTTAGCAGACCTTAACCTTAAGAAAACACCCCAACTTATGGAGATAATGGGTGACAGTAAG GATGCAGAGGAACTACTAACTCTTGCACCAGAAAAGATGTTGCTTAAGTGGATGAATTTTCATCTCAAGAAAGCTGGCTACGGAAAAACTGTAACAAATTTTTCTTCTGATGTGAAG GATGGAGAGGCCTATGCTTATCTTCTTAATGCTCTTGCTCCTGAGCATTGCGACTCTTCAACCAAGAATATTGAAGATCCTAATGAGAGGGCAAAAAGAGTATTAGAACAAGCTGAGAAGCTGGATTTGAAGAAATTCTTAAGTGCAGACGACATTGTGGAAGGCTCTCCTAATTTGAACCTTGCATTTGTGGCACAGATATTTCACCACAG GAATGGTCTTTCCACTGACAACAATCAGTTACCCGCACAAATTACGCCCGACGGTGATGATATCCAGGATACGAGGGAAGAAAGAGCTTTTCGACTATGGATCAACAATTTTGGAATCGCTACATTTGTTAATAATTTGTTTGAAGATGTCCGGGATGG ATGGGTTCTTCTGGAGGTACTTGACAAAGTCTCTCCTGGCTCAGTTAACTGGAAGCAAGCAACAAAGCCTCCAATTAAGTTGCCTTTTAGAAAAGTTGAAAACTGCAATCAAGTTGTGGAGGTTGGGAAACAGTTGAAACTTTCGCTGGTGAATGTCGCTGGCAATGACATTGTGCAAGGCAACAAAAAGTTAATTATTG CTTTTCTATGGCAATTAATGAGATTCAATATGCTCCAACTTCTCAACAACTTGAGATTTCACTACCAAGGAAAAGAGATATCAGATTCAGATATTCTAAACTGGGCCAACAATAAAGTTAAGGAATCAGGGAGAAGTTCTCAAATGGAGAGTTTCAAG GACAAAAATTTGGCAACTGGGATATTTTTCCTTGAGCTTCTTAGTGCTGTGCAGCCTAGGATGGTTAGCTGGAATCTGGTTACAAAGGGGGAAAACG ATGAAGAAAAGAAGTCTAATGCTACGTACATGATTAGCATAGCAAGAAAACTTGGATGCTCTGTCTTTCTGTTGCCTGAGGACATCATGGAG GTAAACCAAAAGATGATCCTTACGCTTACTGCAAGCATCATGTACTGGAGTCTGAAACAGGCTGGAGGAGGAAACTCCAAGCCGGCAGAATCTCTTCCTGAAGTTCCAGAGCTCTAG
- the LOC122008100 gene encoding protein FLUORESCENT IN BLUE LIGHT, chloroplastic-like isoform X2 yields the protein MAAPVRCFPHPLTSSSHRETSWRSSLSPAEFSGWRCLKTSASASSYSLEKEIFNFKLNVRVSNQAWQTLSSFHSTYSNGYIAHKEKSERIDVKLSKLHFIFKKVLCCDQVGIMLRLPKTLILTNIWMFTLPLEVLAETCEPDKTYMKMPLLFAIAVIGATVSGLLARTRKDELKRLNSQLRQINEALRRQAKIEAYAPGLSYAPVGRIKETEIIVDPEKQQLLTILRTGKNFLRNQDPKKAFILFKEAFDLAQSLEDHAEEKKAARGLGASLQRQGKYMEAIKYYSKVIEISKLTGENSDITEAYGAIADCYTELGDLERAAKFYDKYIARLETN from the exons ATGGCTGCTCCGGTGCGATGCTTCCCCCACCCGCTGACAAGTTCGAGCCACAGGGAAACTTCCTGGCGCTCTTCTTTGTCGCCTGCCGAGTTTTCCGGCTGGCGTTGCCTAAAAA CTTCAGCTTCAGCTTCATCTTATTCCTTGGAAAAGGAAATCTTCAATTTTAAATTGAATGTTCGTGTATCTAACCAAGCATGGCAAACATTATCAAGCTTTCATTCCACATATTCAAATGGATATATTGCCCATAAAGAAAAGTCAGAAAGAATTGATGTGAAGCTCTCAAAATTGCACTTTATCTTCAAGAAAGTCTTATGCTGCGATCAG GTGGGCATAATGTTGAGATTACCAAAAACATTGATCCTCACAAACATATGGATGTTCACTCTGCCTCTTGAGGTTTTGGCTGAAACATGTGAGCCTGATAAAACTTATATGAAGATGCCACTGTTATTTGCAATTGCAGTAATTGGAGCTACCGTTAGCG GTTTGCTTGCACGAACCAGGAAAGATGAGCTGAAGCGATTGAACAGCCAGTTGCGTCAGATAAATGAGGCATTGAGACGGCAGGCAAAGATAGAGGCTTATGCCCCTGGCTTGAGCTATGCACCAGTTGGAAGGATTAAGGAAACAGAAATCATTGTGGACCCTGAGAAGCAACAACTTCTTACAATTTTGAGGACTGGAAAAAACTTTCTGAGGAATCAAGACCCAAAAAAGGCATTTATACTGTTCAAGGAAGCTTTTGATCTTGCTCAGAGCTTGGAAGATCATGCTGAGGAAAAAAAGGCTGCACGGGGACTAG GTGCATCTCTTCAGCGGCAGGGAAAGTATATGGAAGCCATTAAGTATTACTCCAAGGTTATTGAGATATCCAAACTAACAGGAGAGAATTCAGACATCACCGAGGCTTATGGAGCAATAGCTGACTGCTATACCGAGCTAGGCGACCTCGAGCGGGCAGCCAAGTTCTATGACAAGTACATAGCAAGGTTAGAAACCAACTGA
- the LOC122010622 gene encoding uncharacterized protein LOC122010622 has translation MGDECPSASAAPKTRKRARDDGDFKRVAEIVMVLSALGQMRGGKEPAAAEKALVTEAKERLVAMCEAVKPKELVSTEAVRVVAEDLGLNRSKDPALGFRPPRMSIAEKLMLSKKKMEVSKETNVHSSVHSSQQLPVSVGAKSESRGTIASGASRILQDKSPMPTSSGGFHNSSTISHVPVLA, from the exons ATGGGAGACGAATGCCCCTCCGCCAGTGCGGCTCCGAAGACCAGGAAGAGGGCGAGGGACGACGGGGATTTCAAGAGAGTCGCGGAGATCGTTATGGTTTTATCGGCCTTGGGACAGATGCGAGGTGGCAAGGAGCCGGCGGCGGCCGAGAAGGCGCTGGTGACCGAGGCCAAGGAGAGGCTTGTGGCGATGTGCGAGGCCGTCAAACCGAAGGAGCTCGTCTCCACGGAGGCAGTGAGGGTCGTGGCGGAGGATCTCGGGCTGAACAGGTCTAAGGATCCTGCTTTGGGATTCCGGCCGCCCAGGATGTCCATCGCAGAGAAGTTGATGCTGTCCAAGAAAAAG ATGGAAGTGTCCAAGGAAACAAATGTGCATTCATCAGTTCATTCCTCTCAACAGCTTCCTGTAAGTGTTGGTGCAAAATCTGAATCTCGTGGTACCATTGCATCTGGTGCTTCTAGGATTTTACAGGACAAGAGTCCTATGCCAACATCTTCTGGAGGCTTTCATAATTCTTCAACTATATCTCATGTTCCTGTGCTGGCCTAG
- the LOC122008303 gene encoding PHD finger protein At3g20280-like, with the protein MQSPSVATVSRFSQPNKLLDHTSIRLEGIAGANDSQSSHQMKNQEIKSSIVQAGHGGLHITHQPTQGLAFFHAPALYTNHNEIGKSVQRILQSKVLDHPNWIPPSSDYMNASLNCQICKNVISDTESLLVCDACEKGNHLKCLQSYGSKDIPKAEWHCPSCLASSNGKTLPPKYGRVTRAPVPAPRAAPNTSINVASKKTEDLDPNTSQQKALANSNSYLSQHSNSSNLGGSHYDSMVIGAEMDSRTNGVKRDNEKCDAVGDHLEETNGSVCANSDASCGYPNDIENDSLASSNTKETTEPVLQTNTVDKSSCEHSQSLVGGNYHFSKATFAPDSDQDLSSNDRISGNHLQESSSTTTSEPEGHGEKKPPECIDASSVEVVSEGSLQVTADESKGLIS; encoded by the coding sequence ATGCAATCACCATCTGTTGCTACTGTGTCAAGGTTTAGCCAACCAAACAAATTGTTGGATCATACTTCAATTAGGTTAGAGGGTATTGCCGGTGCAAATGATAGCCAATCTTCTCATCAGATGAAAAATCAGGAAATAAAGTCTTCTATAGTTCAAGCAGGACATGGAGGCCTGCATATTACACATCAACCTACTCAAGGCTTGGCATTCTTTCATGCACCTGCTCTTTATACCAATCACAATGAGATTGGTAAGAGTGTGCAGAGGATATTGCAATCGAAGGTTCTGGATCACCCAAACTGGATTCCTCCATCAAGTGACTATATGAATGCTTCTTTAAATTGCCAGATATGCAAAAATGTGATTTCAGATACAGAAAGTTTGCTTGTCTGCGATGCTTGTGAGAAAGGAAACCATTTGAAATGTCTTCAATCTTATGGCAGCAAAGACATTCCTAAAGCAGAATGGCATTGCCCAAGCTGCTTGGCATCAAGTAATGGAAAGACCTTGCCACCCAAATATGGAAGGGTCACAAGAGCTCCTGTTCCAGCACCAAGAGCTGCTCCAAATACAAGCATCAATGTTGCTTCTAAGAAAACAGAAGATTTGGATCCTAACACTAGTCAACAAAAAGCACTAGCCAACAGCAATTCTTATTTGTCTCAACATTCCAATTCTTCGAATTTGGGTGGCAGCCATTATGATTCAATGGTAATTGGTGCTGAAATGGATTCGAGGACAAATGGAGTTAAGAGAGACAATGAAAAATGTGATGCGGTAGGTGATCATTTGGAGGAAACAAATGGATCTGTATGTGCTAATTCTGATGCATCTTGTGGGTATCCCAACGATATTGAAAATGATAGTTTAGCCTCATCAAATACTAAGGAAACCACTGAGCCTGTTTTGCAGACTAATACAGTGGACAAAAGTTCCTGTGAGCATTCACAGAGTTTGGTTGGTGGAAATTACCATTTTTCTAAAGCAACATTTGCACCAGATTCTGACCAAGATTTATCAAGCAATGACAGAATTTCTGGAAATCATTTGCAAGAAAGTTCTTCCACTACCACTTCTGAACCTGAAGGGCATGGTGAGAAGAAACCACCTGAATGCATAGATGCTTCCAGTGTCGAAGTAGTTAGTGAAGGTAGTTTACAAGTAACTGCTGATGAGTCAAAAGGATTGATCAGTTAA
- the LOC122008100 gene encoding protein FLUORESCENT IN BLUE LIGHT, chloroplastic-like isoform X1 encodes MAAPVRCFPHPLTSSSHRETSWRSSLSPAEFSGWRCLKTSASASASSYSLEKEIFNFKLNVRVSNQAWQTLSSFHSTYSNGYIAHKEKSERIDVKLSKLHFIFKKVLCCDQVGIMLRLPKTLILTNIWMFTLPLEVLAETCEPDKTYMKMPLLFAIAVIGATVSGLLARTRKDELKRLNSQLRQINEALRRQAKIEAYAPGLSYAPVGRIKETEIIVDPEKQQLLTILRTGKNFLRNQDPKKAFILFKEAFDLAQSLEDHAEEKKAARGLGASLQRQGKYMEAIKYYSKVIEISKLTGENSDITEAYGAIADCYTELGDLERAAKFYDKYIARLETN; translated from the exons ATGGCTGCTCCGGTGCGATGCTTCCCCCACCCGCTGACAAGTTCGAGCCACAGGGAAACTTCCTGGCGCTCTTCTTTGTCGCCTGCCGAGTTTTCCGGCTGGCGTTGCCTAAAAA CTTCAGCTTCAGCTTCAGCTTCATCTTATTCCTTGGAAAAGGAAATCTTCAATTTTAAATTGAATGTTCGTGTATCTAACCAAGCATGGCAAACATTATCAAGCTTTCATTCCACATATTCAAATGGATATATTGCCCATAAAGAAAAGTCAGAAAGAATTGATGTGAAGCTCTCAAAATTGCACTTTATCTTCAAGAAAGTCTTATGCTGCGATCAG GTGGGCATAATGTTGAGATTACCAAAAACATTGATCCTCACAAACATATGGATGTTCACTCTGCCTCTTGAGGTTTTGGCTGAAACATGTGAGCCTGATAAAACTTATATGAAGATGCCACTGTTATTTGCAATTGCAGTAATTGGAGCTACCGTTAGCG GTTTGCTTGCACGAACCAGGAAAGATGAGCTGAAGCGATTGAACAGCCAGTTGCGTCAGATAAATGAGGCATTGAGACGGCAGGCAAAGATAGAGGCTTATGCCCCTGGCTTGAGCTATGCACCAGTTGGAAGGATTAAGGAAACAGAAATCATTGTGGACCCTGAGAAGCAACAACTTCTTACAATTTTGAGGACTGGAAAAAACTTTCTGAGGAATCAAGACCCAAAAAAGGCATTTATACTGTTCAAGGAAGCTTTTGATCTTGCTCAGAGCTTGGAAGATCATGCTGAGGAAAAAAAGGCTGCACGGGGACTAG GTGCATCTCTTCAGCGGCAGGGAAAGTATATGGAAGCCATTAAGTATTACTCCAAGGTTATTGAGATATCCAAACTAACAGGAGAGAATTCAGACATCACCGAGGCTTATGGAGCAATAGCTGACTGCTATACCGAGCTAGGCGACCTCGAGCGGGCAGCCAAGTTCTATGACAAGTACATAGCAAGGTTAGAAACCAACTGA